The DNA sequence TTCCTCCAGGACTCCATTCGCCGGGAGGACGCCCTGAACGGGCGCCTCGGGGAGATGAAGAACTTCCTGTTCTCCTTCCTGGACCGCATCCTTCAGGTCTTCGAGGTCGACGACCGGTTCTTCTTCAATAACGACCAGCTTGTGGCGAGCCTTTCGGTGAAGATAGCCCGGCGGATGGGCCTGGACGAAGACACCGTGGACGCCGTTCGCTGCGCCGCCCTGCTGAAGGACATCGGGAAAGTGGGCATCCAGAACAAGCTGCTGGCCGAGAGCAGGCGCTTTACGTCTAACGAGTTTCTCTCCATCAAGACCCATCCCCTGAATGCCGTGGAGATACTGCGCGACGTCCGGTTCCCCTGGGACGTGGATTCCATCATCGCCCAGCACCACGAGAACTACGACGGCAGCGGCTACCCCGCGGGTCTCCGGGGCAGGCAGATATCCATCGGGGCCCGCATCGTGCACATCTCGGACTCCTATGTGGCCATGACCACCGACCGCCCCTACCGGAAGGCCCTCTCCAGCGAAGAGGCCGTCGGCGAGATCACGAAGTCCACCGGGAAGGAGTTCGACCCCGAGGTGGTGGAGGTCTTCATGCAGGTCCTGAAGGAGGAACCCTCCGAGGTGGCGGCCAAGAGGTCCATCCTCCTTCTGGAGAGGCAGCCCACGCTCTCGGCCCTCATACGGCTCAGCGTGGATGCCAATGAGACCAAGGTGGTGCACGTATCAAACAGCCTGGACGCCATCCGCGTCTCGAAGCAGCGGCAGCCGGACCTCATCGTGGCGGACGTGGAGCTCCTGGACCAGAAGACCTTCATCCATTTCTATAACACCATGCAGGAGATACCCGGCATCCGCGAGAAGCCCTTCATTTTCATCCTCCCCAATGCCGAGTACCCGAGGCATTTCAGGGGCGAAAAGCTCCTGTACCTGGTCAGTCCCGTCAACATGGGAGAGCTGGTCTCCGCCATCCGCACGATGCTGGACGGGGCGGCGCCCCCGAAGGAGGAGAGAAAGAAAGAACCCCGGGGGCTTTCGGGCTCGCTTGAGGACTTCAACCTCACCGATATCATCCAGATACTGAACCTCGGCCTGAAGACCGCGAAGATAGAGCTTTTCACGGAGGGCGCCGACGGCGATATCTACATGAGCCACGGCAAGATAGTCCATGCCTCCACGGGCTCCCTGAGCGGACGGGAGGCCTTCTTCGAGATGGCCAGGTGGGCGTCCGGCAACTTCCACATCGTTCACGGCGAGACGACCGGGGACGTCAACATCAAGACCGACACCATGCACCTCCTTCTGGAGACCGCCCGCGTGTTCGACGAGGAAAAGCGCACCTACGGCAGCAACTGAGAGGCTGCCCGCCCTGCGGTGCAAAGAAAAGGCCTCCTCGAAGGGAGGCCTTTTTCACGGCAGCTAAAAGAACGCTAGATGAGAGACTGCTCCGCCCTTTCGTCGACCGGTTCTTTTTCTTTCTCGTGGCTCAGGTACTCCTCTTCCCACAGGTCCTGCGTAAGAGACGTTATCTCCCGGCCGTACTGTCTCATCCGTTCCCTGTACTCAGCGTCCTCCAGGGCGGCCGCGGCGTTTTCGTCCATGGGCCTTGCCTTGAAGCGCTTGATGATGCTGTGCCCCACGTCGTGGTGGTCGCGCATGGGACAGGGTGTGACGAAGTTGCCCACCTTTCGGGGCGGCTGGGCGTACCCGTAAAGGTTCTGCCAGGTGCGGATGCTCTCGAAGTACGGGGAAAAGAGCACGTCGTCCAGCGTCTTGTCCTCCCTGTAGACGTCATAGATGTTGGAGACGTAGTAAGGGAAAAAGACGCACGGCGCGATGTTGCCGTTCCAGTCTATGAAGAAGTACCCTCCGGTGCGGCCCGCGGAGATGCACCCGTGGGAGTACGGCCCGCCGTTCCAGAAGTCCACCAGGAAAATGTTCCTCTCCTTGATGAGGTACTGCTCCCGCTGGAACATCTTCACCCGCTGCTCGGGGGTAACCATGAGGTCCACCGTGTAGCTCCGGCCGATGGGCATGTACTGGAAGAGCCAGGCGTAGATGGCTCCCTGGTGCTCGAAATAAAAGTCTATGAGCTCGTCGGAAAGCAGCACCTCGGCGTTATGGCGGGTCGCCGTCATGCTTATGCCGAAGGGGACGCCCTCGCTCCGGAGGTTTTCCATGGCCTGAAGTATCCTCCGGTATACTCCCTCTCCCCGCCGGCCGTCGGTCTCTTTCTGGAAACCCTCTATGGAGATGGCCGGCGTGACGTTGCCCAACTGGGCCATGCGGCGGGCCACCTCGCGGGTGATGAGGGTGCCGTTGGTGTACATCATGAAATAGCTGTCGTTGTTCTGCTCGAATATGTCCAGGATGCCCTTGCCGTCATCCTTGTACAGGAGCGGCTCTCCTCCCGTGATGACCGTGAGGTACGAGCCCCAGAGCTGTTTCTTCTCCTTGATAATCCTGTTCAGGACCTCGGCCGTCAGAGTCTCGCTGTTGCCCGCCGAGCTGGCTGCGTAACAGCCCTTGCAAAAGAGGTTGCACTTTTTCGTGGGACTTATGGTCAGCAGATGGGGAGGCGGAAAGCCGTACTTCTGCACGAAGCCGTGGGTGCGCTCTTTTTCTCTCAAGATTGTGCTGCCCACCAGATTGCCGATGATGGCTCGCGTCACATGAGGCGAAACGCGCCCCTGCTCATAGGCCTTGTTGACCGCCTCCAGGAGGTTCTGCAGGAGGCGGGTCCGCCTGAGCTGAACGCCCTTGGGCCGATTATCTTCGTTCACGATGACCAGATAATCATACAGCTTCTGTTTCCCCTTCTCCAGAGCCATCTTTCGCACGACATCGCGGCGAAGAAGGAAATCCAGCACGTCCGGCGGCAATGTGCCCCATAGTCTGCTAAAATCCACGGCCGTCCCTCCTTTCAGTATTTCCCCTCAAAAAGCTTCTTCTTGGATGCTTCTTCTTAGACTACTTTAGTATCGGCAAGCACCGGTGTCAAGGAATAATTTTCACCTCCCGCCCGGAAAATAAGCGTTGTTGCGCACTTGCAATATACGGTATAATCATCATAATTTTAAGCTCGAAGAAGGAGGGGACCATGGCGGCTGAGCACTCTTTCGACATCGTGAGCCGGGTGGACATACAGGAGGTCAGCAACGCCGTCAACCAGGCCGGGAAGGAGATATCCCAGAGGTTCGACTTCAAGGGGAGCAAAAGCAGTATCGACCTCAACAGGGACAAGGCGGAGATAACCGTGCTCTCCGACGACGAGCACAAGCTCAAGAGCGTAATCGACATTCTTCAGGGCAAGCTGGTCAAACGGGGCGTAGCCCTGAAGTCGCTCGATTACGGGAAAGTCGAACAGGCAGCGGGCGACACCGTGCGTCAGGTCGTCCGTCTTCAGCAGGGGATACCCACCGAGCGGGCCAAGGAGTTGGCCAAGCTCGTAAAGGACATGAAGCTCAAGGTGCAGACCGAGATCCAGAAAGACCAGCTGCGGGTGAAAGGGAAGAACATAGACGACCTGCAGTCCGTCATCCAGGCCCTGAAGGAACGGGACTTCGACTTTCACATGGAGTTCGTCAATTACCGCTGAGGCGCGGGAGCGCGCACACGTCCGGGGGAAACTCTTCTGTTATAATCATATATGTTGAAACGAGCATCCCTGCTGCTTCTCCTTCTTCTGGGCACCGGGGCGTTTCTGGCCCCTGCCGGCAGTTCCCCCGGGGCACAGGAAGGCCGCGAACGGGGAGACATCCCTACGGTCATGGTCATCACCGTGGAGAGTGTCATCGGCCCGGTCTCGGCCGAGTTCATCACGAGAAAGCTCGAGAAGGCCCAACGGCAGGGCGTGGAAGCCCTGGTCATGGAGCTTGACACCCCCGGGGGGCTGGATACGTCCATGCGGAGCATCATCAAGGAGATGAACGCCAGCACCGTGCCTGTGGCGGTCTACGTGGCGCCGCCCGGTGCACGGGCAGCCTCCGCGGGCACCTTCATCACCATCGCCGCCCATGTGGCCGCGATGGCCCCGCGGACCAACATCGGCGCCGCCCACCCCGTGGCCATGGGCGGAAAGATGGACGAGACCATGGCCGAGAAGGTTGCCAACGACGCGGCCGCCTACATCCGCTCTCTGGCCGAGAGCCGGGGCCGGAACGCCCGATGGGCCGAGGACGCCGTGAGAAAGAGCGTCTCGGTCACCGAAGAGGAGGCCCTGAAAAATAACGTCATCGATTTTGTGGCACCGGACGTCCAGTCGCTGCTGGCGCAGATGGACGGGATGACCGTGGAGACAGCCGCCGGGGAGAAGAGGCTCAATACCGCAGGGGCGCACGTCGTGCGCGAGGAGATGGGCTTCCGCTACAAGGTGCTTGACTTCCTCAGCAACCCCAACGTGGCCTATATGCTCATGATTCTCGGGTTCTACGGTATATTCTTCGAGATGGTCAGCCCCGGGACCATCTTCCCCGGGGTCGTCGGGGCCATCAGCCTTATCCTGGCGTTCTACTCCTTGCAGACCCTGCCCGTTAATTATGCGGGGCTTCTGCTCGTGCTTCTGGCCATCGTCCTTTTCATTCTCGAAACCCAGGTGACCTCCTTCGGCGCCCTCACCATCGGCGGCATCATATCGATGACCATCGGCTCCCTCATGCTCTTTGAGGCGGGCCCGTTCTTCAAGCTCTCCCTCTCCGTGGTGGTCACCGCGGTTGCTCTCACAGCGGGTTTCTTTACCATCGTTATCGGCCTCATCATAAAGGCCCACAAGGCCCGGCCCTCCACTGGCCTTGAGGGCCTGGTGGGACTCAGGGGAAAGGCCGTGACGGACATAACCCCCCGGGGCGGACAAGTGAACGTGCACGG is a window from the Nitrospirota bacterium genome containing:
- a CDS encoding DUF4388 domain-containing protein; its protein translation is MGVKKILIFNENEKERHLLGDLLRAEDFIVFETGRVLESIHYLKKEDIGMVLASQGMSSTETAEFRDIVQRTRPDVTVLFLDAMASDEGKLSISHEGFKQFLQDSIRREDALNGRLGEMKNFLFSFLDRILQVFEVDDRFFFNNDQLVASLSVKIARRMGLDEDTVDAVRCAALLKDIGKVGIQNKLLAESRRFTSNEFLSIKTHPLNAVEILRDVRFPWDVDSIIAQHHENYDGSGYPAGLRGRQISIGARIVHISDSYVAMTTDRPYRKALSSEEAVGEITKSTGKEFDPEVVEVFMQVLKEEPSEVAAKRSILLLERQPTLSALIRLSVDANETKVVHVSNSLDAIRVSKQRQPDLIVADVELLDQKTFIHFYNTMQEIPGIREKPFIFILPNAEYPRHFRGEKLLYLVSPVNMGELVSAIRTMLDGAAPPKEERKKEPRGLSGSLEDFNLTDIIQILNLGLKTAKIELFTEGADGDIYMSHGKIVHASTGSLSGREAFFEMARWASGNFHIVHGETTGDVNIKTDTMHLLLETARVFDEEKRTYGSN
- a CDS encoding nodulation protein NfeD; the encoded protein is MLKRASLLLLLLLGTGAFLAPAGSSPGAQEGRERGDIPTVMVITVESVIGPVSAEFITRKLEKAQRQGVEALVMELDTPGGLDTSMRSIIKEMNASTVPVAVYVAPPGARAASAGTFITIAAHVAAMAPRTNIGAAHPVAMGGKMDETMAEKVANDAAAYIRSLAESRGRNARWAEDAVRKSVSVTEEEALKNNVIDFVAPDVQSLLAQMDGMTVETAAGEKRLNTAGAHVVREEMGFRYKVLDFLSNPNVAYMLMILGFYGIFFEMVSPGTIFPGVVGAISLILAFYSLQTLPVNYAGLLLVLLAIVLFILETQVTSFGALTIGGIISMTIGSLMLFEAGPFFKLSLSVVVTAVALTAGFFTIVIGLIIKAHKARPSTGLEGLVGLRGKAVTDITPRGGQVNVHGEIWSTVSDEHIAKGEPVTVESANGLKLKVRKTST
- a CDS encoding YajQ family cyclic di-GMP-binding protein — translated: MAAEHSFDIVSRVDIQEVSNAVNQAGKEISQRFDFKGSKSSIDLNRDKAEITVLSDDEHKLKSVIDILQGKLVKRGVALKSLDYGKVEQAAGDTVRQVVRLQQGIPTERAKELAKLVKDMKLKVQTEIQKDQLRVKGKNIDDLQSVIQALKERDFDFHMEFVNYR
- a CDS encoding radical SAM/SPASM domain-containing protein, translated to MDFSRLWGTLPPDVLDFLLRRDVVRKMALEKGKQKLYDYLVIVNEDNRPKGVQLRRTRLLQNLLEAVNKAYEQGRVSPHVTRAIIGNLVGSTILREKERTHGFVQKYGFPPPHLLTISPTKKCNLFCKGCYAASSAGNSETLTAEVLNRIIKEKKQLWGSYLTVITGGEPLLYKDDGKGILDIFEQNNDSYFMMYTNGTLITREVARRMAQLGNVTPAISIEGFQKETDGRRGEGVYRRILQAMENLRSEGVPFGISMTATRHNAEVLLSDELIDFYFEHQGAIYAWLFQYMPIGRSYTVDLMVTPEQRVKMFQREQYLIKERNIFLVDFWNGGPYSHGCISAGRTGGYFFIDWNGNIAPCVFFPYYVSNIYDVYREDKTLDDVLFSPYFESIRTWQNLYGYAQPPRKVGNFVTPCPMRDHHDVGHSIIKRFKARPMDENAAAALEDAEYRERMRQYGREITSLTQDLWEEEYLSHEKEKEPVDERAEQSLI